Proteins encoded in a region of the Vicia villosa cultivar HV-30 ecotype Madison, WI unplaced genomic scaffold, Vvil1.0 ctg.001829F_1_1, whole genome shotgun sequence genome:
- the LOC131636779 gene encoding B3 domain-containing protein At5g38500-like has protein sequence MEAIMDKKRKSEINALLQNMEDVKKTELKNITHMTMFLSQLAPQYYTENELAEIEKSRQSLCLEKSLQPILPNSIEGEKVDIETSLQSSDECIISCEERRVKSKILKKRALQEQALETQPLPPPELPIRLKNLINFLDGNNIKYIMSKTLSQSDLNKNLKCLSMPLTQIKSNFLTDKEKKILNTRDKKHRPVGLEVVVLDPNFKKFTMSLRMWDMTSTSIYNINQDWTLVLKENEFKEKQVFNIWSFRVNDKLHLLLDNHVEQEIEENGELNNVVVNLNNEGIIEETNGEDG, from the coding sequence ATGGAAGCTATAATGGACAAGAAGCGTAAGAGCGAGATCAATGCATTGTTGCAAAATATGGAAGATGTGAAGAAAACCGAGTTAAAAAATATAACCCATATGACTATGTTTTTGTCTCAACTTGCTCCACAATATTATACGGAAAACGAATTAGCAGAGATAGAAAAATCGAGGCAAAGTTTGTGTTTAGAAAAAAGCTTACAGCCTATTTTACCAAATTCGATTGAAGGAGAAAAAGTAGACATCGAAACAAGTCTCCAGTCAAGTGATGAATGTATCATATCTTGTGAAGAAAGAAGGGTGAAATCAAAGATTTTAAAGAAAAGAGCACTACAAGAGCAGGCTCTAGAAACTCAACCATTGCCTCCACCAGAATTGCCTATTCGTCTCAAAAACCTCATTAATTTCTTAGACGGCAACAATATCAAATATATTATGTCTAAGACATTGTCTCAATCAGATCTCAACAAAAACCTCAAATGTCTTTCAATGCCACTTACACAAATTAAATCTAATTTTCTCACtgacaaagaaaagaaaatattaaatacaaGGGATAAAAAACATAGACCGGTTGGCCTAGAAGTGGTTGTGTTGGATcctaattttaaaaagtttacaATGTCTTTGAGGATGTGGGATATGACGTCTACTAGTATTTACAATATTAATCAAGATTGGACCcttgttttgaaagaaaatgaATTTAAAGAGAAACAAGTATTCAATATTTGGTCATTTAGGGTTAACGACAAGTTGCACCTTTTACTCGATAATCATGTCGAgcaagaaattgaagaaaatggAGAACTGAATAATGTAGTTGTGAATCTGAACAATGAAGGAATAATCGAGGAGACAAATGGCGAAGATGGCTAA